In the Brachyhypopomus gauderio isolate BG-103 chromosome 4, BGAUD_0.2, whole genome shotgun sequence genome, one interval contains:
- the LOC143511763 gene encoding uncharacterized protein LOC143511763, which yields MPQCCVPCCFNRSESKTTTLLSFYRFPCNEKERRKWVQLIRRENFTPNCNSRVCSWHFPNGKAAGPSRFAWNQGKAFHFPDHPSNPPKQKKQIVPSSDDATDTGHTADMATPQTPTTSQPSLVMLEVENDMLREENKKLKEQLEKQKQTFSFSQISSHPNKVQYYTGLPDAATVFFLEALLSRFELQYHSDWTVQIMPLIDQLLLTLMKLKLNCGHVDLATRFNCSTATVTNIFTTIICALYDILYVGLLENIPSTAKNQTSLPDCFRPFPNCRIVLDCTEVAVSNTERLDTQCHLYSHYKGRTTLKALIGVAPNGVITFASNLYGGSASDKSITADSGLLQHLQAGDLVIADKGFTIRDILPEGVLLNTPSFLLNGQFTQEEVNNNRLISCARIHVERSIQRLKLFCILDHIPYQYRKNVNKILKVCVCLTNLQTPILREIQ from the exons ATGCCGCAGTGCTGTGTGCCCTGCTGTTTTAACAGATCCGAGTCTAAAACAACGACCCTTTTGTCTTTCTACCGCTTTCCTtgcaatgagaaagagagaagaaaatggGTGCAGTTGATAAG ACGTGAAAACTTCACCCCAAACTGCAACTCCAGGGTGTGTAGTTGGCACTTTCCCAATGGCAAAGCTGCTGGACCTTCGCGATTCGCTTGGAACCAGGGAAAGGCTTTTCATTTTCCTGACCACCCCAGCAATCCCCCTAAGCAGAAGAAGCAGATTGTCCCTTCCAGTGATGATGCAacagacacaggacacacagctgACATGGCAACCCCACAAACCCCTACTACATCCCAACCAAGTCTTGTCATGCTTGAGGTTGAGAATGACATGCTTAGAGAAGAGAACAAAAAATTGAAAGAACAGTTGgagaaacaaaagcaaaccTTTTCTTTCAGTCAGATTTCCTCCCATCCTAACAAAGTCCAATACTACACTGGATTACCTGATGCTGCCACAGTATTTTTTTTGGAAGCACTTCTTTCTAGATTTGAGCTACAGTATCATTCTGATTGGACTGTCCAAATTATGCCCCTTATTGATCAGTTACTCCTTACTTTGATGAAGCttaaattgaattgtggccatgTAGACCTTGCAACAAGGTTTAATTGTAGCACAGCAACTGTAACTAACATCTTTACCACCATCATCTGTGCTCTGTATGATATTTTGTATGTCGGTCTACTTGAAAACATCCCCTCCACGGCCAAGAATCAGACTTCGCTGCCAGACTGCTTCCGACCTTTTCCTAACTGTAGAATAGTCCTTGACTGCACAGAGGTTGCTGTCTCCAACACAGAGAGGCTTGACACACAGTGTCATTTGTACAGCCACTACAAAGGACGGACCACGCTAAAGGCTCTAATTGGTGTGGCTCCCAATGGTGTGATTACTTTTGCCAGTAACCTGTACGGTGGGAGCGCCTCAGACAAGTCAATAACAGCTGACAGTGGACTTCTCCAACATCTACAAGCAGGTGATCTGGTTATTGCAGACAAGGGCTTCACAATTCGGGACATTTTGCCAGAGGGAGTTCTTCTTAACACCCCGTCTTTCTTGCTCAACGGACAGTTTACACAGGAGGAAGTAAACAATAACAGACTTATCTCCTGTGCAAGGATACATGTGGAGCGGTCTATTCAGAGGCTGaaactgttttgcattttggacCACATCCCTTACCAGTACAGGAAAAATGTTAACAAGATActgaaagtatgtgtgtgtcttacaaatTTGCAAACCCCAATTCTCCGTGAAATTCAATGA
- the LOC143511767 gene encoding uncharacterized protein LOC143511767 produces the protein MMSSATERYSIGAYHSLGSLVNPPREQRSKRACCSQPFIKPHLKDKICAEIFKRLHCKILSLKESNSPVLQNKPQKHEQTDFSIEDSRCFLRYLAAELDRIVQLRDTTIVSGVSDGEINEEEGCTLILQWVEELRSTQQTSQQQPMKITCMSQLQVSSCSMTDICVF, from the exons ATGATGTCTTCAGCCACAG AAAGATACAGTATTGGGGCTTACCACAGTCTTGGAAGTCTGGTAAATCCACCCAGAGAGCAGAGAAGTAAACGGGCCTGCTGTTCACAACCATTTATCAAACCACATTTGAAG GATAAAATTTGTGCGGAGATTTTCAAACGACTTCATTGTAAG ATTTTAAGTCTGAAAGAGTCAAATTCACCAGTTCTTCAAAATAAGCCTCAGAAGCATGAACAAACAGATTTCTCCATAGAGGACTCCAGGTGTTTCCTCAGATACTTAGCAGCTGAGCTGGACAGAATTGTTCAG CTTAGAGACACCACCATAGTGTCTGGAGTGAGTGATGGTGAGATAAATGAAGAGGAGGGTTGTACTCTGATCCTGCAGTGGGTAGAGGAGCTGAGATCCACACAACAAACGAGTCAACAACAACCCATGAAG ATAACATGCATGTCCCAGCTCCAGGTCAGTTCATGCTCTATGACAGACATCTGTGTATTCTGA
- the LOC143511766 gene encoding uncharacterized protein LOC143511766: MSYQTDRTSSASESCSTGAYSLGSLENPPREQRSERACYSQPFIKPYLKDQILTKIFKRLPFKILSLKESNLPVLPKDPQKHEQTDFSIEDARCFLRYLAAELDRIVQLRDVTIMSGVSNGEINEEEGCTLILQWVEELRYTQQTSQQPMKVPGKLKAGADPQASERSDMQQKCADEQHRLNDGKRILSDWIREFKRGSQDLNRLLFTAEQQAVIKDLVKQWKKGQLTNMLPVMDLIIRNIMLKDKSEESLLKLWFKTEQRFKKGGDMHVPAPAWKWIMKSSDQVILDPSTANPTLVLSQDGRSVRTKTHEESDPWLSHLRKHHQYDAWPCVQAKKGYITGRHYWEVDVTGKCEWRLGVVQESAPRCGFINMNTTAGYWTLRLQLGSLMALTDPVTKLNQATPSKIGVFLDIKEGQLSFYDTEKRKIIFTFKTDFSKCGRIYPVFGTEETNRSLKII, from the exons ATGTCATATCAAACAGATAGGACCTCTTCAGCATCAG AAAGCTGCAGTACTGGGGCTTACAGTCTTGGAAGTCTGGAAAATCCACCCAGAGAGCAGAGAAGTGAACGGGCCTGCTATTCACAGCCATTTATCAAACCATATTTGAAG GATCAAATTCTTACGAAGATTTTCAAACGTCTTCCTTTCAAA ATTTTAAGTCTGAAAGAGTCAAATTTACCAGTTCTTCCAAAGGATCCACAGAAGCATGAACAAACAGATTTCTCCATAGAGGACGCCAGGTGTTTCCTCAGATACCTAGCAGCTGAGCTGGACAGAATTGTTCAG CTTAGAGACGTCACCATAATGTCTGGAGTGAGTAATGGTGAGATAAATGAAGAGGAGGGTTGTACTCTGATCCTGCAGTGGGTAGAGGAGCTGAGATACACACAACAAACGAGTCAACAACCCATGAAG GTACCAGGAAAACTAAAGGCTGGTGCAGATCCACAAGCATCCGAAAGATCAGATATGCAACAGAAATGTGCAGATGAGCAACACAGATTAAATGATGGAAAAAGAATCCTCTCTGATTGGATAAGGGAATTTAAAAGAGGTTCCCAG GACTTGAATAGGCTGCTTTTCACAGCCGAGCAACAAGCTGTGATTAAAGATCTGGTTAAGCAGTGGAAGAAAGGACAGCTGACCAACATGCTGCCGGTCATGGATTTGATCATAAGAAACATCATGTTGAAAGACAAGTCAGAG GAGTCCCTCCTTAAACTGTGGTTTAAGACTGAACAGAGGTTTAAAAAAGGAG GTGACATGCATGTCCCAGCTCCAG CATGGAAATGGATTATGAAGTCATCAG aTCAAGTCATTCTAGATCCAAGCACGGCAAACCCAACTCTGGTGCTGTCTCAGGATGGGCGTTCTGTGAGAACCAAGACCCATGAAGAGTCTGATCCATGGCTGTCACACCTAAGAAAACATCATCAGTATGATGCTTGGCCATGTGTCCAAGCCAAGAAGGGCTACATCACAGGCAGACATTACTGGGAGGTGGATGTAACTGGGAAATGTGAGTGGAGGTTGGGTGTAGTGCAGGAGTCAGCTCCACGATGTGGCTTCATTAATATGAACACAACAGCAGGGTACTGGACTCTGCGTCTGCAGCTCGGATCTCTGATGGCTCTGACTGATCCAGTCACCAAACTCAATCAGGCCACGCCCTCTAAGATAGGAGTGTTTCTAGATATAAAAGAAGGCCAGCTTTCATTCTACGACACAGAGAAAAGAAAAATTATTTTCACATTCAAAACAGACTTCAGTAAGTGTGGGAGAATCTACCCTGTGTTTGGTACAGAGGAGACTAACAGATCACTGAAGATCATATAA